The Syntrophorhabdaceae bacterium genome includes the window GCAAATCAAGTCCGTCATAGTCGCCATTGTGCCTAACCACCGCTACAAGGTGCCCGCCGAATTTGCGGGCGCCTACGGCAAAGCCTACCTGTTCGACGCGCGGACAGACGAAAACGCGCCCTTTTTCAGGATACGTAAAGAATTTTCCGCGTTTCTTAAGAGTCTTGGCTTAACCTGTACGCTGGGCGGTGAGCACGGCATCCCGGCTCCGGCACGCTGGGCAGCCTATCAGGCCGGACTCGGCATCATCCGCCGGAATAATTTCTTTTACACTGAAAAGGGGTCATACAACTACATAACGATGCTCGCAATAGATAAGGAGCTCGAGCTGATTCGCGATGTAAAACTCAAGGACTGCCCCGAGAATTGCGGCAAGTGCATGGAGGCCTGCCCCACGCATACGTTGAGTGCGCCCTATACCATGTCGATGATGGGATGCGTCAGCTTTCAGACAAGCCTGTCCACGGCTTTCGGAATGGGCGTACCTTCCACCGAGATGGCGGAAAAGATAGGCCGCAGGATATATGGCTGCGACGTATGTCAGGATGTATGCCCCTTCAACCAGGATAAATGGGAGGGCGGCGAGGAGTTTCCCGGGCTCGAAGCGCTCGTTCCGTCTATGCGGCCCGAAAAGATCATGGAGGCAAGCTACGAGGAGATCAGACGCACCCTAGCCCCCAAATTCTGGTACATCAGAGAGGAGCACCTCTGGAAATGGAAACTAAACGCCCTGACGGTGATGATGAACGGCTATGAAGAGAAATACCATTCGCCTATAAAGCTTGGCCTCGAAGACACCGATGAAAGGGTACGCGCCTTTGCCCGCACAGTGTGCTCAAGCCTCGGAATATCGTTCTGATACCGCTGCCTTCGAAGACCGCACCGCTCGTCTCAATCTCAAGGAGGGCTTATGCGTCAAATAAACCATCTGTTTTTTCCTGAAAGAAATTATCTAAGCCGCGTAACGACTTCTCTGCGTTTTTTGAGCAGTATCGGTTCTTGACGTAATCTTCGAATCGCCATTCCCGGTAAGTTTGCAAAATTTCAAGCGAGAATCGAGAATTCTTCTAATGTAGATGAGGATATTGCGCGATAATGATGATACGGCGGTCGTGGTTCTTAAGGATCGATCATTGAGGTAGTGTGGGTTATGTACGAACACATAGGCCGTCTTAAGGGATCTCAACCCGTCCCGCATGGATATCGGAGCTGTTTGTTGTCGCAGGGGCACAAATGAAAGATCCATCGATGACTGCCGTAAACATTGTCAGGAAGACATCTGCTTCACGTCAGAGACTGAGCAAGCCAAAACATCCACAAGAAAAGCAAACCCTCGTCAGGCAACACGCGAGGAGAACGGCGGAAAAATCGGAGATTATTTTCAGAGAGCTATCCAAACACTCTCTTGCCGGCGTCTATCTCGTACAAAAGGACGGCCTGTTCAGATATGTCAATGCAAGATGGGCCCAAATATTCGGATACAAAGTCGAGGAAGTGGTAGATATACTGAGGGTAGAAGATCTGGTGGTCCCTGAAGACCTGGCCCTGGTGAAGCAGAGCCTGTCTAAAAGGGTATCGGGAGAACTGCCGACCCACCATTACGAATTCCGGATAGTAACCAAAGATAAAGACGTACGTCATGTTGAGGTCTATAGCTCCTACACTGAATATGAGGGAAGACCTGCCATAATAGG containing:
- a CDS encoding 4Fe-4S double cluster binding domain-containing protein codes for the protein MGMAERIRGKALELGYEDCGIIKVSALAGYREKLEERISRIPMGEKIYGNFRGYADPSTSNAQIKSVIVAIVPNHRYKVPAEFAGAYGKAYLFDARTDENAPFFRIRKEFSAFLKSLGLTCTLGGEHGIPAPARWAAYQAGLGIIRRNNFFYTEKGSYNYITMLAIDKELELIRDVKLKDCPENCGKCMEACPTHTLSAPYTMSMMGCVSFQTSLSTAFGMGVPSTEMAEKIGRRIYGCDVCQDVCPFNQDKWEGGEEFPGLEALVPSMRPEKIMEASYEEIRRTLAPKFWYIREEHLWKWKLNALTVMMNGYEEKYHSPIKLGLEDTDERVRAFARTVCSSLGISF